GGCGCTGTGGCCATAGAGGGCCAGGGTGTCGTCGATCCGCTCCTGGAAGCTGCCCTCGCGGGCGAAGAGGAGGCGATAGGCCGCGCGCAGGTGGCTGATGGTCTCGCGGCTGAAGTCCCGGCGCTTCAGGCCCACCAGGTTCAGCCCTTCGAGGTGGGCGTGGTTGCCCCAGACCAGGCCATAGGGGATCACGTCCTTGGTCACGGCCGCAAGGCCGCCGATGAAGGCGAAGCGACCGACCCGGCAGTGCTGGTGCACGGCGGCCAGGCCCGAGACCATCACATGGTCGCCAATCTCCACATGCCCGCCCAGAGTGGCCGAATGGGCGAGGATGACATTGTTCCCCACATGGCAGTCATGACCCACATGGCTGGTGGCCATGAACATGCCGTCCTGGCCGACCCGGGTGACCCCGCCGCCATTGGCGGTGCCGATGTGCATGGTCACGTGCTCCCACATCTGGTTGCGGTCGCCGATCACCAGCTCGGTGGGTTCGCCCTTGTACCCGGTATGGTGCGGGGGACCGCCCAGGTTGGAGAAGTTGCGGACGAGGCAGTCTGCGCCGATCGTCGTCCGGTTCTCGATGACCACATGGGCGAGGATCCGGGTCCGGGCGCCGATCCGGGCATGTTCGCCAATCAGGCTGAAGGGCCCGACGCTGACGCCCTCGTCCAGTTGGGCGCCCGGAGCGACAATGGCGGTGGGATGGATGTCGACAGTCATTGCGGGGTCTCCACCAGCATGGCGGCGAACTCCGCCTCGGCGGCGACCTTGTCGTCCACCATGGCGCGCCCCTCGAACTTGAAGAGCCCGCCCCGGGCCCTGGCGACCCGGACATTGAGTTTCAGGAGATCTCCGGGCCGGACTGGATGCCGGAACCGGCAGTTGTCCAGGGAGGCGAAGAGGATGGTCTTGCCACGCGGGTCGACGTCCAGGGTCTTGGACATCAGCACCGCGCCGGTCTGGGCCATGGCCTCGACGATGAGGACCCCGGGCATGACCGGATAGTCAGGGAAGTGCCCCTGGAAGAAGCCCTCGTTGATGGTGACCGCCTTGATGCCGACGATCGACTCGCCGGGGACATAGTCCTCGGCCCGGTCCACCAGGAGGAAGGGGTAGCGATGCGGGATGCGGGCGAGGATCTCGCCGATCTCGATGGACGTGGCGGCGACCTCTGCGGTCATGACTCCCCTCCCCTGCGACGACGGCCGGCGGCGCGGGACAGCCACGCCACCTCACGGAGCCACCTCTGGACCGGCTGGGCGGGAAAACCGCCCCAGGTCTCACCGGCCGGCACGTCCTTGAGCACGCCGCCCGAGGCGCCGATCCGGGCGCCGTCTCCGATCACGACGTGATCGGCGATGCCGGCGCGACCGCCGAACTGGCAGCCGTCACCGATGGTCACGCTGCCGGATACGCCCGCCTGGCCCGCCAGCACGCAGTTCCGGCCGATACGGACGTTGTGGGCGATCTGCACCAGGTTATCGATCTTGGTGTTCTCGCCGATCACCGTGTCCTCGAACGCGCCCCTGTCCACGGTGGTGCAGGCCCCGATCGTGACGCCGTCCTGAAGGATCACCCGCCCGAGCTGGGGAATGTCGATGAGACCGGTCGGCC
The sequence above is a segment of the Phenylobacterium parvum genome. Coding sequences within it:
- the lpxA gene encoding acyl-ACP--UDP-N-acetylglucosamine O-acyltransferase, giving the protein MTVDIHPTAIVAPGAQLDEGVSVGPFSLIGEHARIGARTRILAHVVIENRTTIGADCLVRNFSNLGGPPHHTGYKGEPTELVIGDRNQMWEHVTMHIGTANGGGVTRVGQDGMFMATSHVGHDCHVGNNVILAHSATLGGHVEIGDHVMVSGLAAVHQHCRVGRFAFIGGLAAVTKDVIPYGLVWGNHAHLEGLNLVGLKRRDFSRETISHLRAAYRLLFAREGSFQERIDDTLALYGHSAPVLEVIDFIRADEANRPICLPARED
- the fabZ gene encoding 3-hydroxyacyl-ACP dehydratase FabZ, which encodes MTAEVAATSIEIGEILARIPHRYPFLLVDRAEDYVPGESIVGIKAVTINEGFFQGHFPDYPVMPGVLIVEAMAQTGAVLMSKTLDVDPRGKTILFASLDNCRFRHPVRPGDLLKLNVRVARARGGLFKFEGRAMVDDKVAAEAEFAAMLVETPQ